Proteins from a single region of Haloarcula laminariae:
- a CDS encoding DUF7319 domain-containing protein, producing the protein MSDSSDEQVRAGQDDGSPTETDSEDVEALREQVEEKYDFDDFGPADMAEMTAEEWDAAFDEDSWITGGELLSRVERDLRSRVANRDVFARIERSENPPRVLAYSDEGYAIVYPDGSVEGEGTVLRDVKPTVALCSMESYEVPETVPENPLPEPEAVPQGGGELGNRMLQVIAGVQLLAGLAMLAGAVFALLGAFGLGGPGTNIEFLVVGGLAFIGVSLVLFFTVANARLSDKFRAEEYRDRLRAIGLEDGERPDFVPELTDEDGRGE; encoded by the coding sequence ATGAGCGATTCCTCGGACGAGCAGGTGCGAGCGGGACAGGACGATGGAAGTCCCACGGAAACCGATTCCGAGGACGTCGAGGCGCTCCGTGAGCAGGTCGAAGAGAAGTACGACTTCGACGACTTCGGCCCGGCCGACATGGCGGAGATGACCGCCGAGGAGTGGGACGCCGCCTTCGACGAGGACTCCTGGATAACCGGCGGGGAACTGCTGTCACGCGTCGAACGCGACCTCCGGAGCCGGGTGGCCAACCGGGACGTGTTCGCCCGCATCGAGCGAAGCGAGAACCCCCCGCGCGTGCTGGCCTACTCCGACGAGGGGTACGCTATCGTCTACCCCGACGGCTCGGTCGAGGGCGAAGGGACCGTCCTCCGGGACGTGAAACCGACCGTCGCGCTGTGCTCGATGGAGAGCTACGAGGTGCCGGAGACGGTGCCGGAGAACCCGCTGCCGGAGCCCGAGGCGGTCCCACAGGGCGGGGGCGAGCTCGGCAACCGCATGTTACAGGTCATCGCCGGCGTACAGCTACTCGCCGGCCTGGCGATGCTCGCGGGGGCGGTGTTCGCGCTGCTCGGGGCGTTCGGGCTGGGCGGCCCGGGGACGAACATCGAGTTCCTGGTCGTGGGCGGGCTCGCCTTCATCGGCGTCTCGCTTGTGCTGTTTTTCACCGTCGCCAACGCGCGCCTCTCCGATAAGTTCCGGGCCGAGGAGTACCGCGACCGGCTGCGCGCCATCGGCCTGGAGGACGGCGAGCGCCCCGACTTCGTCCCCGAACTCACGGACGAGGACGGACGGGGGGAGTGA
- a CDS encoding halocyanin domain-containing protein, producing the protein MNRREFVQTAGGATAGAAALGAAGPAAAQEEGTESGGGGDTAPDFGGYLDDVGNFSGPGSTVDATGQDTVTVEVGVQANGGAYGFGPPAVHVDNGATVEWDWTGDGSHNVVSNGDGPLDSGEAVSSSGVNYEHTFEEDGIYNYVCVPHEGLQMKGSIVVGEDYPTQSLGGGGPVEVDPHEAGVPIQPHYVGFGAGLAVIIPLIFTFFQLKYGESPHTSGGNN; encoded by the coding sequence ATGAACAGGCGGGAATTCGTCCAGACGGCGGGGGGTGCCACGGCCGGTGCGGCGGCCCTCGGCGCTGCCGGCCCGGCCGCAGCCCAGGAGGAGGGCACCGAGTCCGGCGGCGGCGGCGACACAGCCCCGGACTTCGGCGGCTACCTCGACGACGTCGGGAACTTCTCCGGCCCCGGTAGCACCGTCGACGCGACGGGCCAGGACACGGTAACGGTCGAAGTCGGTGTACAGGCCAACGGCGGCGCCTACGGCTTCGGCCCGCCGGCCGTCCACGTCGACAACGGCGCGACCGTAGAGTGGGACTGGACCGGCGACGGGAGTCACAACGTGGTTTCGAACGGCGACGGCCCGCTCGATTCGGGCGAGGCCGTCTCCAGTTCCGGCGTCAACTACGAACACACGTTCGAAGAGGACGGCATCTACAACTACGTCTGTGTCCCCCACGAAGGGCTCCAGATGAAGGGCAGCATCGTCGTCGGGGAGGACTACCCGACACAGTCGCTCGGCGGCGGCGGCCCCGTTGAGGTCGACCCCCACGAAGCCGGCGTCCCCATCCAGCCCCACTACGTCGGCTTCGGGGCGGGGCTTGCTGTCATCATCCCGCTCATCTTCACCTTCTTCCAGCTGAAGTACGGTGAGTCGCCCCACACCAGCGGAGGGAACAACTGA
- a CDS encoding DUF7318 family protein yields the protein MASEGSTYGDIHRYEPPRESTAAAVGIVLLTVIQVGLVGLFTYGMIAGWASGIGATLTVSLIEANMFLGGVLTAIFIDLAFIMLLYRKEFLPDVMIVKKRRRKWEDLYIRQDDVDGASMADKDQLVETVKRAVYPYYKK from the coding sequence ATGGCGTCGGAAGGCTCCACCTACGGCGATATCCACCGCTACGAGCCCCCGCGTGAGAGCACGGCCGCGGCGGTCGGCATCGTCCTCCTGACCGTCATCCAGGTCGGCCTCGTCGGCCTCTTCACCTACGGTATGATAGCCGGCTGGGCGTCCGGTATCGGAGCGACGCTGACTGTCAGCCTCATCGAGGCCAACATGTTCCTCGGTGGCGTCCTGACGGCCATCTTCATCGACCTGGCCTTCATCATGCTGCTGTACCGCAAGGAGTTCCTCCCCGACGTGATGATCGTCAAGAAGCGCCGGCGCAAGTGGGAGGACCTCTACATCCGGCAGGACGACGTCGACGGGGCCAGTATGGCCGACAAGGACCAACTCGTTGAGACTGTCAAACGCGCTGTCTACCCCTACTACAAGAAATAA
- a CDS encoding cytochrome b, with the protein MSLERKDDHDHKGWMKSRELSPLETVYLTALIWLDKRLRVVDYLEILEDLYYKVNMQMPKSHTEQYNLDNKFWYWYPLYALGSFSTVAYIVAAISGALLGFYYAPAAAAADGSATVAYDSVMLIMGQLNLGYFLRSVHRWAAQIMVAAVFLHMLRVYFTGAYKEPRELNWLIGIILISLTLVFGYTGYLLPWSQLSYWAGQIGVEMSLSIPLIGEWVAQLMFGGFTLSQSTLQRMYILHVFFLPFITTAVIALHIGIVWMQGIAEPH; encoded by the coding sequence ATGAGCTTAGAACGCAAAGACGACCACGACCACAAAGGGTGGATGAAATCCCGCGAGCTGTCACCGCTGGAAACCGTCTACCTGACGGCACTCATCTGGCTCGACAAGCGCCTGCGCGTCGTTGACTACCTGGAGATACTCGAAGATCTCTACTACAAGGTCAACATGCAGATGCCGAAGAGCCACACCGAGCAGTACAACCTCGACAACAAGTTCTGGTACTGGTATCCGCTGTACGCGCTCGGTTCGTTCTCGACCGTCGCGTACATCGTCGCCGCCATCTCGGGCGCCCTGCTCGGGTTCTACTACGCCCCCGCCGCGGCGGCCGCCGACGGGTCGGCGACGGTGGCGTACGACTCGGTGATGCTCATCATGGGCCAGCTCAACCTGGGGTACTTCCTGCGTTCGGTCCACCGCTGGGCCGCCCAGATCATGGTCGCCGCCGTGTTCCTCCACATGCTCCGCGTCTACTTCACGGGCGCGTACAAGGAACCGCGCGAGCTCAACTGGCTCATCGGCATCATCCTCATCTCGCTGACGCTGGTCTTCGGGTACACCGGCTACCTGCTCCCGTGGAGCCAGCTCTCCTACTGGGCGGGCCAGATCGGCGTCGAGATGTCACTCTCGATCCCGCTCATCGGCGAGTGGGTCGCACAGCTGATGTTCGGCGGGTTCACCCTCTCACAGTCCACGCTGCAACGGATGTACATCCTGCACGTGTTCTTCCTGCCGTTCATCACGACCGCCGTCATCGCCCTCCACATCGGCATCGTCTGGATGCAGGGCATCGCGGAACCACACTAA
- a CDS encoding Rieske 2Fe-2S domain-containing protein produces MPLDEDKYPAETGRRRFVSGVVGSAALSAVGVGGAAAADSLTSSSGEGGGTTTFVAVENTDGPAPRGMPIIPIEIDGGELKGHWPEYDEEAGVAIDRDYGGSGIDYSSAWFQYCGVQTSPGIYPQAEAENALLNTQGDFEWQGEYEKGATLTVDMFDDYQEWGNGIGNAGIGKPASANWRSTDEGGVSAQIIRSVEVEKMANGEGKYSSLSSSIQDFISEATDQGFIAWLNKCTHFCCVPGFKTQEGSANFGAENAIYCQCHQSVYDPFSPVQKQFVALPRPPQTEG; encoded by the coding sequence ATGCCACTAGACGAAGACAAGTATCCGGCTGAGACCGGAAGACGACGATTCGTATCGGGTGTCGTCGGTAGCGCGGCGCTTTCGGCGGTCGGCGTCGGCGGCGCCGCGGCGGCCGACTCGCTGACCAGTTCCTCCGGCGAAGGTGGCGGGACGACCACTTTCGTCGCCGTCGAGAACACGGACGGTCCCGCACCGCGCGGGATGCCCATCATCCCCATCGAGATAGACGGCGGGGAACTGAAGGGACACTGGCCGGAGTACGACGAAGAGGCCGGCGTCGCTATCGACAGGGACTACGGCGGAAGCGGCATCGACTACTCCTCAGCCTGGTTCCAGTACTGCGGTGTCCAGACGTCGCCCGGGATTTACCCCCAGGCCGAAGCCGAAAACGCTTTGCTCAACACTCAAGGGGACTTCGAATGGCAGGGAGAATACGAGAAGGGCGCCACGCTGACCGTCGACATGTTCGACGATTACCAGGAGTGGGGCAACGGCATCGGCAACGCCGGAATCGGCAAGCCCGCCAGCGCCAACTGGCGCTCGACGGACGAGGGCGGCGTCTCGGCCCAGATAATCCGCTCCGTCGAGGTCGAGAAGATGGCCAACGGCGAAGGGAAGTACAGTAGCCTCTCCAGTAGCATCCAGGACTTCATCTCGGAAGCCACCGACCAGGGCTTTATCGCCTGGCTCAACAAGTGTACGCACTTCTGCTGTGTCCCCGGCTTCAAGACCCAGGAGGGGAGCGCGAACTTCGGTGCCGAGAACGCCATCTACTGTCAGTGTCACCAGTCGGTGTACGACCCGTTCAGCCCCGTCCAGAAACAGTTCGTGGCGCTGCCGCGCCCGCCACAGACCGAGGGATAA